The following proteins are encoded in a genomic region of Mustela erminea isolate mMusErm1 chromosome 3, mMusErm1.Pri, whole genome shotgun sequence:
- the CDKN2AIPNL gene encoding CDKN2AIP N-terminal-like protein isoform X1: MRPPLPARALQACGPEQSRAAGAPLAAGRWRGASREGGGWVRPSAAEGAMVGGEAAAAVEKLVSGVRQAADFAEQFRSYSESEKQWKARMEFILRHLPDYRDPPDGGGRLDQLLSLSMVWANHLFLGCSYNKDLLDKVMEMADGIEVEDLPQFTTRSELMKKNTLH; the protein is encoded by the exons ATGAGGCCGCCGCTCCCGGCGAGGGCGCTCCAGGCCTGTGGTCCGGAGCAGTCGCGCGCCGCCGGGGCCCCTCTAGCCGCGGGGAGGTGGCGCGGTGCGAGTCGGGAAGGCGGCGGGTGGGTGCGGCCCTCAGCGGCGGAGGGCGCCATGGTGGGTGGCGAGGCGGCTGCAGCGGTCGAGAAGCTAGTTTCGGGGGTGCGGCAGGCGGCCGACTTCGCGGAGCAGTTCCGCTCTTACTCGGAGAGCGAGAAGCAATGGAAGGCTCGCATGGAATTCATCCTGCGCCACTTGCCCGACTATCGCGACCCGCCCGATGGCGGTGGCCGCCTGGATCAGCTGCTGTCCCTCTCCATGGTGTGGGCCAACCACCTCTTCCTGGGTTGCAG TTACAACAAAGACCTTTTAGACAAAGTGATGGAAATGGCTGATGGGATTGAAGTGGAAGACCTGCCACAATTTACTACCAGAAGTGAATTAATGAAAAAG AACACCCTTCACTGA
- the CDKN2AIPNL gene encoding CDKN2AIP N-terminal-like protein isoform X2 codes for MRPPLPARALQACGPEQSRAAGAPLAAGRWRGASREGGGWVRPSAAEGAMVGGEAAAAVEKLVSGVRQAADFAEQFRSYSESEKQWKARMEFILRHLPDYRDPPDGGGRLDQLLSLSMVWANHLFLGCSYNKDLLDKVMEMADGIEVEDLPQFTTRSELMKKHQS; via the exons ATGAGGCCGCCGCTCCCGGCGAGGGCGCTCCAGGCCTGTGGTCCGGAGCAGTCGCGCGCCGCCGGGGCCCCTCTAGCCGCGGGGAGGTGGCGCGGTGCGAGTCGGGAAGGCGGCGGGTGGGTGCGGCCCTCAGCGGCGGAGGGCGCCATGGTGGGTGGCGAGGCGGCTGCAGCGGTCGAGAAGCTAGTTTCGGGGGTGCGGCAGGCGGCCGACTTCGCGGAGCAGTTCCGCTCTTACTCGGAGAGCGAGAAGCAATGGAAGGCTCGCATGGAATTCATCCTGCGCCACTTGCCCGACTATCGCGACCCGCCCGATGGCGGTGGCCGCCTGGATCAGCTGCTGTCCCTCTCCATGGTGTGGGCCAACCACCTCTTCCTGGGTTGCAG TTACAACAAAGACCTTTTAGACAAAGTGATGGAAATGGCTGATGGGATTGAAGTGGAAGACCTGCCACAATTTACTACCAGAAGTGAATTAATGAAAAAG catcaGAGCTGA